The window AAAACACAATAAACTACATTGTGTAGCTTAAACATATTTAGGAAGATGCAAATTTTGCTACAGACGTTATAGGACACAGTGAATATCAAGTTGTTGTTGGAAGCTGGTATTTTTTCCAACTACTATTTTTATATCATTACGTTTTGATATGAGCATCTCCAGCAGTGAACTTATCGATTTAATAAAGTTGCTCCATCAGTAGTTGTTATTTATTATATTTTAACTAATGGTAAAATGACACGTGAGCAAAAGAGAAGAGAGAAGATTTAACATTATTCAATTTAACAATGATTTATGTATTCTGCTGGAGCATCAATTTACCTAAAAAATTAACAAATTTTAATTTTAGCAATACTACTGGACTACTGGAGATACGATAAAAAAGTATAAAGAGGTTTTTGTTTATTGTTTTTTTTTTTTCATTTAGTAATAATAAAAAATGTAAATACGATAAAATAAATTAAAAGTAAAACAACCAGCTGTAACCGGTAAAAGCAGTTCAGTTCAGTTCAAGAAAACAAAAAAGCAGTTGAAGTCTCTCCAGTCTTCAGTTGGTGATGGCGGCAAAGATTATAACATCTCCGTTTGTAGGAATTGCCGCTTTTGTCACCTTCCTGGCCTTCTTCGCCTTTTACTATAACCCACTCTCTAATAAACAGGTCAGAACCTCAAACCCCTCGCTTCTTTTCATGTTTTGGGAAGCTAATCAGAACCAGGATTCAATTTCTCTTGGGTTTACTCTTGAAAATCAGTCTTTTATTTCAACAAGTCAAATGGAGTATTTGAGTCAGTGGGTTATGGGCAACCAAGAACATATAGTTGATTGGTTATGTAACTTTGGTTTGCATTGGAATGTTTGACATTGTAATCTAGATGTTGCTGATATTTGCAGAGATTGTTCACTGTTGAAGAATTGGCTTTGTACAATGGGACTGATCAAAGTTTGCCAATCTTCTTAGGAATCCTCGGGTACCTTTTGCTTTCTCTCTGTTTAGATGTGTATATGATGACTAATTGTTTGTGAACTTGGACTTTGGATCCTAGAAACTGATTCGTGTTCTTTTGATCAGATCGGTTTTCGATGTTACCAAAGGGAAGTCTCATTATGGTGAGGGTGGGGGCTATAATCATTTTTCTGGAAGGTGTGTTCTGTTTTTAGATTTTGTAAATGCTATTGTTAGATATTCCAAAGTCTAAACTTTTCTTCTATTTAATCAACTTCATTCATAATGTACAGCATATGTTATGGGGTAAAATCATTTCACTATAGAGTATGGACTATTTCATTTTGTGTGAACTGAAAAGATCCCGAAGTGGGCAAGCTCAGTTACACAAAAGATATACAACTAAAAACAATGAAAATGGAAACTCTTGGTTTATGAGATATCTGGTTTCTGTAGAGCTCTCTAATATAATTGATCATCAATCAATTATATCCTTTTCTCTTCGGTATCTGTCTAAAATTGTGTTTTAATAGATGTTTTTCCTTCACATGTCCATCAATGAAGAGATGCCTCGCGAGCATTTGTTTCTGGAAACTTTACAGGTACGAATGTGTTGAGGGGAATTTGTACTAGTGAATATCTAGAAGCTTTGAATTTTAGTTAATTTTACTTGGATGTTTAAGCTTGGAATTCAGAATTTTGGAACAATTTGGAAAGCTTAAGCAGTGATCTCCATATCTCCTTTACAAGAATGTAATTGGTTGATTAAATATCTATGGATGTATAGCAGAATGGTGAAGTCACTTTTGAGACTGTATGGTTGCAACTTTATGGTGAAGTAACTTTTTCATTGGTTATACTGCAGGAGATGGGCTAACAGACTCGCTAAGTGGTTTATCCAGCCAACAGGTAACTAATGTTCTTTTCTCCGTCACTTGCCTGATGGTTGTGAAGCCACACTGGACTCTAAAAGGGGGAAATATGCCATTTAAATTTAAGAACTTGACTACCAATCAATACCTTATAGTTTATATGGATGTAGCTGCTCGCTCTAGCCTTCTTAGTAAAGGATTTGCAGTGTGTCAGTAGCTCACCTGTGATGAACCCATGCTTCCCCCTGGTCACCCTATGTTTTGCTTATCATTTGATGAAAATTATAAACTTTTAATCATAATAGAAAAAACTAAAATATTCAATGAAATCCCTACTGTTTGGTTAGCTGCAATTTTGGGAATTTGACATGATAAGTTTCATTATTAATTTGGACAACAAGTATAATTCAGTTATTTTGTTCTGCAGGTGAAGAGTATTGTTGAATGGAGGGATTTCTACTTTCGAAGTTACACGTGAGCTATACATCTTTTTACTTTTTCAGTGCTGTTGGAAGTTAGAATTAGAATTTAATAATTTTGAAACTGAAAAAGCATTGTTATAGCCATCTATCCACTTCTGAAACTGTTCGGAACCCACACTTTAGATTTGATTCTAAGTTTCCTTTGTATATGATTAGGAAGTATTACCAGAAATGTTTTAGTCTTCTATGAGTTATGGCTTAATTACCATGTACTATAGATATCTCTGATTTCAAATACCTCATATAGGAATCATTCATACGTCTTCAATTCTAATGCATATAGTTGTTTTGGTGAAGGGGAACGATCCATTACCAACGAATTGGCTTGTGGATAGGACTATATTTATTTCCGCTTGCATGCTTCTGGCTTCTTCTTTGGGAATAGACTTGTGTGCCTCTAACTGGTCCAGCAATTTGTCTTGTATCATCATAATACACTTGTTCTTCGCTCTAGTATTTGGGCCTGGTTTCTATTTCTTGTCATTTTAATTGTAGTACCATGACATGAGAAAGATGCCATTGTGCAATTTTGCTTAAATTACCTTTTTGAATGATCAAATGCTTGGTAATCATTATTCATGAAATTGTCAGATTTGTTGGCAAGCTAGTAGGTCGGTACTATGATACCAAAGGAAACCCTACGAAGTATTTGAAGGGAGTTGAAGCAAAGGCCGCGAGAGGAGCACAGCTATTGAAGAAACAGGAGATTGAAGAAGCCAAGCAACCCAGTTGCAATTCAAGGTGGAGTCAGGATGAGGGTGGAGAGGTACTGTATGTGTTTCAGTTCTTATACAATATTTCTGTTACATATGTAGCAACTTTGTGCTGTTGTGGAGGCTTATAAAATAGGACACTAATCCATGGTGTGTAGTACTATTTCTAATACCTGATATCTATTAACAAAGGTGATGCAATGAATGTAGCATAACTAGCTGAATCAACTCCTGATTTAGAATTCAGATTTGTGGTCTGTCACATATCCGATGTTGAATGAGCTTTATCTTATATGTCAATCATTTTGGTTAGGTTTGGTGTGACGTAGGCGTCCCACGATTAGTTCAGAGGCCACTAGAAATTGCTTTGACTGGGAAAATGAGCAAGCGATGTGCTTGCTTTAAAGAAGATCAACTGGACCAATCAGGGTTGGAAGTCTACAAAGGATGTGATTTTCTTGCCAAGACCTGCCCAGTCTAGATGTGATCCATCATGTAACTTCCATTTTAGAGTGTTAAGTGAACTGTGAACCCCTTCTACACAGATGTCAATTGTCACGGTTTTTGAACAGGTTGAACAAGGCGCAGGAACATAAACGACGTGAAGAAAGAGACTGCCAATGAAGTCATGTCGCTTGCTCTACTTCGTTGGGTTATACATATCTCTGACATGTTGGATGGATTTTGCAATACACAGACTTGTACTTCATCCTATTCTGATTTTTTTTTTTGTAAATTATATCTACGTTTTTAGGTATTTGCCATCATATTGACATATACAACTCCAGAAATTAAAGTCAGATTGCTCAGTAACTGCTGAAATGCACACTTACTTGGGGCTAAGTTTTCTCTGATAAGTGAGATCATTCACACTTGCTTATAAATGCTCAAACGAGCAATTTTTTTTTTCTCAGACCAAAATAAGAAGAGGTTCTCTGATAATACTGATTCAAATTTGCTGTCCGCCATATTGCCACAAAAAAGCTATTGGAACCCTCTTCTAGATTCCAGATTATTTTTTTTCTTTGATCAAAAGGGAGATTAATTGGTAGAAAGAGGCAAATGTTATATAGGGTTCGACAAAAATGAGTTATTGCCACCAGGAAATGAACCGTACCAAATTCAACCTTAGTCCTAGTCTATGTTGCACGGACACTGACACGTCGACACGACAAATTAAAAAAATCTAAGATCCGACACGGCTTTGACACGGCAAATACTTAATATATTTATGTATTTTAATACATAAAATACATACTAAAAACATGAGTTCGAGACCATATGCAGTTATCAGCAAGGAGATGCTGCAATTGAATGGAGATTAGGAAACTCAATGACTAATTTGAAGTGGAAAAGGGAGATGAAGGAAGAGGGGAAGAGTGAAAAAGGGAGATTACGTTACAGTTTATAAACTAGATCAGACTATTAGAGAGTTTAAACATTGGCTAGGAGGGATATATCATATATTATCACTCTTATTATTATTATTATTATTTTTTTTTGCTGCTTAGAGGTACGTTGTGATAGTTTTTCTTTGGGTTTATGTTTTTTTTTTAAATTAAAATTCCTGACGCGGGGTGTCAGATGATGACATGGCGTGTCGGTCAAAGTGTTGGGCCGTGTTGAAAAAAGTCAACATTTTTCGACACGTACACCTCGTGACGCGTCGGACACCGCGTCAGGGCGTGTCATGTCATGTCAGCGTGTCGAGGCGTGTCGGACACCCCGACGTACACTCTGCCCTCAAAAGTGTCCATGCAACATAGGTCCTAGTTCTACGTTTCTATCCTAATTCGGGCCAAAATATCTGGAAGTTCTTGTATGCACGACATGTACTTACACGACACAATCTTAACCGTTCGTAACAATTCATACGTTTGACCACCATGTTTCTATATTATTTTCTCTAATCATGACCATCTATGTATGTATGTGAAGATACACCCCATGTACTGAAGATACTCTCCAAAATACCAGGAGGAGAGACGAAAGGTGAGAGCAGTGTGCTTGACGTTGACGGTTTC of the Fragaria vesca subsp. vesca linkage group LG6, FraVesHawaii_1.0, whole genome shotgun sequence genome contains:
- the LOC101298341 gene encoding neuferricin-like, which codes for MAAKIITSPFVGIAAFVTFLAFFAFYYNPLSNKQRLFTVEELALYNGTDQSLPIFLGILGSVFDVTKGKSHYGEGGGYNHFSGRDASRAFVSGNFTGDGLTDSLSGLSSQQVKSIVEWRDFYFRSYTFVGKLVGRYYDTKGNPTKYLKGVEAKAARGAQLLKKQEIEEAKQPSCNSRWSQDEGGEVWCDVGVPRLVQRPLEIALTGKMSKRCACFKEDQLDQSGLEVYKGCDFLAKTCPV